A window of Deinococcus detaillensis contains these coding sequences:
- the glpX gene encoding class II fructose-bisphosphatase, whose amino-acid sequence MTPLRRKSDLEHALVLETARVTEAAALAASRFVGMGDKNAVDGAGTEAMRDVLNEMDIQGEVVIGEGEMDEAPMLYIGEILGSGHYQVDIAVDPVEGTEVTAKGLPNGLAVIALSEKGGLMQAPDCYMEKLVVPPPAAGRVHLDWPVEANIAALAQALSRKPGDLLISILDRERHTDLIARVRQSGARVNLIADGDVIASLAVGVRGTGIHALMGSGGAPEGVITAAAMKCLGAEIQGRLIAENEEQRERFKLMGVEEGRVYKTDELAPGKQIVFSGTGITHGELLSGVRRFGGGARTHTLVMGYATRVVRFIDSIHLEDDGARVTVRV is encoded by the coding sequence ATGACACCCCTCCGCCGAAAGTCTGACTTAGAACATGCCCTCGTCCTCGAAACTGCCCGCGTCACCGAAGCGGCGGCGTTGGCGGCGAGCCGCTTTGTCGGGATGGGCGACAAAAACGCCGTGGACGGCGCGGGCACCGAGGCCATGCGCGACGTGCTGAACGAAATGGACATTCAGGGCGAAGTGGTGATCGGCGAAGGGGAAATGGACGAAGCCCCGATGCTGTATATCGGCGAAATATTGGGCAGCGGCCACTATCAGGTGGACATCGCGGTTGACCCAGTGGAAGGCACCGAAGTGACCGCCAAAGGCTTGCCCAACGGCCTGGCCGTGATTGCGCTGAGCGAAAAGGGCGGGCTGATGCAGGCTCCCGACTGCTACATGGAAAAGCTGGTGGTACCGCCGCCTGCGGCTGGCCGCGTTCACCTCGACTGGCCGGTAGAAGCCAATATTGCCGCGCTGGCCCAAGCGCTCAGCCGCAAACCTGGCGACTTGCTGATCAGCATCCTTGACCGTGAGCGCCACACCGACCTGATCGCGCGGGTGCGGCAGTCGGGCGCAAGAGTCAATTTGATTGCTGACGGCGACGTGATCGCCAGCCTCGCGGTGGGCGTGCGCGGCACCGGCATTCACGCGCTGATGGGATCGGGCGGCGCACCCGAAGGCGTCATCACGGCGGCGGCCATGAAGTGCCTCGGCGCAGAGATTCAGGGCCGCTTGATCGCCGAAAACGAGGAGCAGCGGGAGCGCTTCAAATTGATGGGCGTCGAGGAAGGGCGGGTCTACAAAACTGATGAACTCGCCCCCGGCAAACAGATCGTCTTTTCCGGTACCGGCATCACGCACGGCGAACTGCTCAGCGGCGTGCGGCGCTTCGGCGGTGGAGCGCGGACGCATACGCTGGTGATGGGGTACGCCACCCGCGTGGTGCGTTTCATCGACTCCATTCACTTGGAAGACGACGGCGCACGCGTCACGGTGCGGGTCTAA
- the leuS gene encoding leucine--tRNA ligase gives MTDTQPQPINITEPRSERYNPHAIETKWQQRWAEAGLYTFDPEAAGEKFYALTMFPYPSGNLHIGHWYAYCVPDARARFMRMNGKNVLFPMGFDSFGLPAENAAIKNNVDPRQWTYSNIEYMTGQFQRMGTMIDWSRKFATSDPEYYRWNQWFFAEMFKRGLAYKKGGLVNWCPKDQTVLANEQVVGGKCERCGTQVERRNLSQWYLKITDYADELLDFGGTDMPERVRAMQTHWIGKSVGAEVVFDMPAGLETVFTTRPDTLMGATFLVLSPEHAKVAELTTPDQAETVKAYLEVAGGKTDVERQQSTDKTGVFTGSFATHPIGGHQIPIWVADYVLVSYGTGSIMAVPAHDERDFEFAKKFGLDIVEVIRPEGGEPLDVTGNEAYSGEGLIVNSGEFDGLTGGKASIETIIGKLEERGIAKAKTTFRLRDWLVSRQRYWGTPIPIVYCPEHGAQAVPADQLPVLLPDNVHFTPTGQSPLKQDAEFRKATCPVCGGPAERDTDTMDTFVDSSWYMYRFTSPHFDEGPWNPALADKLMPIDLYTGGIEHAILHLLYSRFWTKVARDMNLTTISEPFKVLRNQGIILGPDNEKMSKSRGNVIDPDDLVREYGADVVRTYLAFIAPWEVGGPWDPSGINGPAKWLGRVWSLYFDAISGPAENVSEGDLRYAVHSTLKKITGDFERLSFNTIVASLMELTNTLVKAKRSPVAHTPAWDEALNLFNLMLAPLVPHIAEEIWRERGNAQSVHLQTWPAVDETAAVRDSIVIGVQVSGKVRGEVEISKTATQEEAVAAARANPDVAKHLEGKQLVKEVYVAGRIINIVVR, from the coding sequence ATGACCGACACCCAGCCCCAACCGATCAACATCACCGAACCCCGCAGCGAGCGCTACAACCCGCACGCCATAGAAACCAAGTGGCAACAGCGCTGGGCCGAGGCGGGCCTGTACACCTTCGATCCTGAAGCGGCAGGCGAAAAGTTCTATGCCCTGACCATGTTCCCCTATCCCAGCGGCAATTTGCACATCGGCCACTGGTACGCCTACTGCGTGCCGGACGCCCGCGCCCGTTTTATGCGGATGAACGGAAAAAACGTGCTGTTTCCGATGGGCTTTGATTCGTTCGGCTTGCCCGCCGAAAACGCCGCCATCAAAAACAATGTCGACCCGCGCCAGTGGACGTATTCCAACATCGAATACATGACCGGCCAGTTTCAGCGGATGGGCACCATGATCGATTGGAGCCGCAAATTCGCCACTTCCGACCCGGAGTATTACCGCTGGAATCAGTGGTTTTTTGCTGAGATGTTCAAGCGCGGACTGGCGTATAAGAAGGGCGGCCTGGTCAATTGGTGCCCCAAAGATCAGACGGTACTGGCCAACGAGCAGGTCGTGGGAGGCAAGTGCGAGCGCTGCGGCACTCAGGTCGAGCGGCGCAACTTGAGCCAGTGGTATTTGAAAATTACCGACTACGCCGACGAACTGCTGGACTTTGGCGGCACCGACATGCCCGAACGGGTTCGCGCCATGCAAACCCACTGGATCGGCAAGTCGGTGGGCGCAGAAGTGGTGTTCGACATGCCCGCAGGCTTGGAAACCGTCTTCACCACCCGCCCCGACACCTTGATGGGCGCGACCTTCTTGGTGTTGTCCCCCGAACATGCCAAAGTCGCAGAGCTGACTACCCCTGACCAAGCCGAGACGGTCAAGGCCTACTTGGAAGTGGCAGGCGGCAAAACCGATGTGGAGCGCCAGCAGAGCACTGACAAAACCGGAGTATTTACCGGCAGCTTTGCCACCCACCCGATTGGCGGGCATCAGATTCCGATCTGGGTGGCCGATTACGTGCTGGTCAGCTACGGCACCGGCAGCATCATGGCCGTGCCTGCCCACGACGAGCGCGATTTTGAGTTTGCCAAAAAGTTTGGCTTGGACATCGTGGAAGTCATTCGGCCCGAAGGCGGTGAGCCTCTGGACGTCACCGGCAACGAGGCGTACAGCGGCGAAGGCTTGATCGTCAACAGCGGAGAATTTGACGGCTTGACTGGCGGCAAAGCCAGTATCGAAACCATCATCGGCAAGCTGGAGGAGCGCGGCATTGCCAAAGCCAAAACCACTTTCCGCCTGCGTGACTGGCTGGTCAGCCGCCAGCGGTACTGGGGCACGCCGATTCCGATTGTCTATTGCCCCGAGCACGGCGCTCAGGCGGTTCCGGCGGATCAGTTGCCCGTGTTGCTGCCCGACAATGTTCACTTCACGCCGACGGGTCAGAGTCCGCTGAAACAAGACGCCGAGTTCCGCAAGGCGACTTGCCCGGTGTGTGGCGGCCCCGCCGAGCGCGACACCGACACCATGGACACCTTCGTCGATTCCAGTTGGTATATGTACCGCTTCACCTCGCCGCACTTTGACGAAGGCCCCTGGAACCCAGCTTTGGCCGACAAGTTGATGCCGATTGACTTGTATACCGGCGGCATCGAACATGCCATTTTGCACCTCTTGTACAGCCGCTTCTGGACGAAAGTGGCCCGCGACATGAACTTGACCACCATCTCCGAGCCGTTCAAGGTGCTGCGAAATCAGGGCATCATCTTGGGGCCGGACAACGAAAAAATGTCCAAGAGCCGGGGCAATGTGATCGACCCTGACGACTTGGTGCGCGAATACGGCGCGGATGTGGTCAGGACTTACTTGGCGTTTATTGCGCCCTGGGAAGTCGGCGGCCCCTGGGATCCCAGCGGCATCAATGGCCCCGCCAAGTGGTTGGGCCGCGTCTGGTCGCTGTATTTTGACGCGATCAGCGGCCCCGCCGAGAACGTGAGCGAGGGTGATTTGCGCTACGCCGTTCACAGCACCTTGAAAAAAATCACCGGCGACTTCGAGCGCCTGAGCTTCAACACCATCGTGGCCTCGTTGATGGAACTGACCAATACCTTGGTGAAGGCCAAGCGCTCGCCCGTGGCCCACACGCCCGCTTGGGACGAAGCCCTGAACCTGTTTAACTTGATGTTGGCTCCGCTGGTGCCGCACATTGCCGAAGAAATCTGGCGTGAACGGGGCAACGCCCAGAGCGTTCACTTGCAAACTTGGCCCGCTGTAGACGAAACGGCAGCCGTGCGCGACAGTATCGTCATCGGCGTGCAGGTCAGCGGTAAAGTGCGCGGCGAAGTGGAGATTTCTAAGACGGCCACCCAGGAAGAAGCTGTCGCCGCCGCCCGCGCCAACCCAGATGTCGCCAAGCACTTGGAAGGCAAGCAGTTGGTCAAAGAAGTGTATGTGGCGGGGCGGATTATCAACATCGTGGTTCGCTGA
- a CDS encoding GNAT family N-acetyltransferase, producing the protein MIRPYLITDHAACLSLFESNRPKYFLASERVDYEAFLGRVECEQRPYFVLERGGEVVACGGVGYEVHPKLAYLSWGMVRGDLHGCGLGSELTRSRLDWLRQHWPEVQRVKIDTSQHTEAFYARFGFVVVERITDGFGVGLDEVKMVAAL; encoded by the coding sequence ATGATTCGCCCATACCTGATCACCGACCACGCTGCCTGCCTTTCTCTTTTTGAAAGCAACCGTCCCAAGTATTTCCTTGCTTCCGAGCGGGTGGACTACGAGGCGTTTCTGGGCCGGGTAGAGTGCGAACAGCGGCCGTATTTCGTGCTGGAGCGCGGAGGTGAGGTCGTGGCCTGCGGCGGCGTCGGTTATGAGGTACATCCCAAGCTGGCTTATCTGAGTTGGGGCATGGTACGCGGCGATTTGCACGGCTGCGGCCTCGGCAGCGAACTCACCCGTTCGCGCTTGGATTGGCTGCGGCAGCACTGGCCCGAAGTGCAGCGCGTCAAGATTGACACCAGCCAGCACACTGAAGCCTTTTACGCCCGCTTCGGCTTTGTGGTGGTGGAACGAATCACAGACGGCTTTGGAGTCGGCCTGGACGAAGTGAAGATGGTGGCAGCACTTTGA
- the pckA gene encoding phosphoenolpyruvate carboxykinase (ATP): MTVPTSIPANPNAQRSVLSPLGISAATVHHNPSVAELYQHALRLGEGQITEGGPLAVVTDKTGRSPKDRFIVEDDLTRQTVWWGGFNVPTTPEIFERLLAKMSEYAGERELFVQDLYAGADARHRLSVRFVQEMAYHSLFVHNMFVRPSPEEKADFEPDWTVLNLPGFKAAGEADGVRSETAILVDFTKKMILVAGTQYAGENKKGIFSVLNFLLPDQGVMPMHCSANVGKAEDVALFFGLSGTGKTTLSADPERHLIGDDEHGWTDDGVFNFEGGCYAKVINLSSAAEPEIFATTHTFGTVLENVVVRPDHTLDLADNSLTDNTRSAYPIEQIANHWPGGMAGTPKNVVFLTADAYGVLPPLSRLTREQMMYHFISGFTAKIPGTEDGIAEPEPTFSACFGAPFMPRHPAEYAELLAGRVEQSGAKVWLVNTGWSGGAYGTGKRISIRHTRALISAALSGSLDQAEFETEPFFGLSIPKQVGGVPAEILNPRQTWAKQDAYDVAAKKLAGLFRSNFGRFESGADAAVTASMPQHS, encoded by the coding sequence ATGACCGTGCCCACTTCCATTCCAGCCAACCCAAATGCCCAGCGCAGTGTTCTCTCGCCGTTGGGTATTTCCGCCGCCACCGTCCACCACAATCCCAGCGTAGCCGAACTGTACCAGCACGCCCTACGGCTCGGCGAAGGCCAAATCACTGAAGGCGGGCCGCTGGCCGTCGTCACCGATAAAACAGGCCGCAGCCCCAAAGACCGCTTTATCGTGGAAGACGACCTGACCCGCCAAACGGTGTGGTGGGGCGGCTTCAATGTCCCCACGACGCCCGAAATCTTTGAGCGGCTGCTGGCCAAAATGAGCGAGTACGCGGGCGAGCGCGAACTGTTCGTTCAAGACCTCTACGCCGGAGCCGATGCCCGCCACCGCCTCTCAGTGCGTTTCGTGCAGGAGATGGCGTATCACTCGCTGTTCGTCCACAACATGTTCGTTCGGCCCAGCCCCGAGGAAAAAGCCGACTTCGAGCCGGACTGGACCGTCCTGAACTTGCCCGGTTTCAAAGCAGCCGGCGAGGCCGACGGCGTGCGGAGCGAAACGGCCATTCTGGTCGATTTCACCAAGAAGATGATTCTGGTGGCAGGAACGCAGTACGCCGGAGAAAACAAAAAAGGCATCTTCAGCGTGCTGAACTTTTTGCTGCCGGATCAGGGCGTCATGCCGATGCACTGCTCAGCCAATGTGGGCAAAGCAGAAGACGTGGCCCTCTTTTTCGGGCTGTCCGGCACCGGCAAAACCACCCTCAGCGCCGACCCGGAGCGCCATTTGATCGGTGACGACGAGCACGGCTGGACAGACGACGGGGTGTTTAACTTCGAGGGCGGCTGCTACGCCAAAGTCATCAACTTGTCCTCAGCGGCTGAGCCAGAGATTTTTGCCACCACCCATACCTTCGGCACGGTGCTGGAAAATGTGGTGGTGAGGCCCGACCACACCCTAGACCTCGCCGACAACTCGCTGACCGACAACACGCGCAGCGCCTACCCGATTGAACAGATCGCCAACCACTGGCCCGGAGGCATGGCCGGAACACCAAAAAATGTGGTGTTTTTGACCGCCGACGCTTACGGCGTGTTGCCGCCCCTGTCGCGCCTGACCCGCGAGCAGATGATGTACCACTTTATTTCGGGCTTCACCGCCAAGATTCCCGGCACAGAAGACGGAATCGCCGAGCCCGAACCGACATTTTCGGCGTGCTTCGGGGCTCCGTTTATGCCGCGCCATCCGGCAGAGTACGCCGAACTGCTGGCGGGGAGGGTCGAGCAAAGCGGCGCGAAGGTCTGGCTGGTCAACACCGGCTGGAGCGGCGGAGCCTACGGCACGGGAAAGCGCATTAGCATTCGGCACACCCGCGCCTTGATTTCGGCGGCCCTCAGCGGCTCGCTTGATCAGGCTGAGTTTGAAACTGAGCCGTTTTTTGGGCTGTCCATTCCCAAACAAGTCGGCGGTGTGCCGGCGGAGATTCTTAACCCGCGCCAGACCTGGGCCAAGCAGGACGCCTACGACGTGGCCGCCAAAAAGCTGGCGGGCCTGTTCCGAAGCAACTTTGGGCGCTTTGAGAGCGGCGCAGATGCAGCCGTGACGGCGAGTATGCCGCAGCACAGCTAA
- a CDS encoding glycine-rich domain-containing protein, producing the protein MTAFSLPTQDQIHSIPSAHTLKGNLLSYEFPSGFAERLAHEHSWTLPFTLEVLREYRRFLVLAATCGQSVTPSKAVDAAWHEHLTHTRDYWLRLIPLLPAPLHHDPSGGSTTESAHFAQQYLGTLELYHAEFGQPDAQIWPNPRLPISLSPTPRPIKRRLSRWLLLAAVWLLGGLALYQFGIWAVAGLALLGVVVAAQLSSPRKRRGGSGGDGNGGSGFFGLLGDLGSSNNSTGDSSCGDNSGDSGNCDSGGDAGGSSDGGGSCGSGCGGGCSS; encoded by the coding sequence ATGACCGCGTTCAGCCTTCCAACCCAAGATCAGATTCACAGCATTCCTAGCGCCCACACCCTCAAAGGCAACCTACTCAGCTACGAGTTTCCCAGCGGATTTGCGGAGCGGCTGGCTCACGAGCATAGCTGGACGCTGCCGTTTACGCTGGAAGTGCTGCGCGAGTACCGCCGGTTTCTGGTGCTGGCGGCCACATGCGGCCAAAGCGTGACGCCCAGCAAAGCGGTAGACGCCGCGTGGCACGAACACCTGACCCACACCCGCGATTACTGGTTGCGACTGATCCCGCTGCTGCCTGCGCCGCTGCACCACGACCCGTCGGGCGGCTCGACAACCGAGAGCGCCCACTTCGCTCAGCAGTACCTCGGCACGCTGGAGCTTTACCATGCCGAGTTTGGCCAGCCCGATGCGCAGATTTGGCCGAATCCGCGTTTGCCCATTTCACTTTCACCCACTCCGCGCCCTATCAAGCGCCGTCTCTCCCGCTGGCTGCTGCTGGCGGCAGTGTGGCTGCTGGGCGGGTTGGCGCTCTATCAGTTCGGCATTTGGGCGGTGGCGGGCTTGGCGCTGCTGGGCGTCGTTGTGGCGGCCCAGCTTTCCAGCCCCCGCAAGCGGCGGGGTGGGAGCGGTGGTGATGGCAACGGCGGCAGCGGCTTCTTCGGCTTGCTGGGAGATTTGGGCTCTAGCAACAACAGCACTGGAGATTCGTCTTGCGGTGACAACAGCGGTGATTCGGGCAATTGCGACAGCGGCGGCGATGCTGGTGGCAGCAGCGATGGAGGCGGCAGTTGCGGTTCCGGCTGTGGGGGCGGGTGCAGCAGCTAG
- a CDS encoding YbaB/EbfC family nucleoid-associated protein, which translates to MDMRKLMKQMQQAQSAASKIQEELAAQTVEGSASGLVTVTANGHGKIQSLKIKPEAVDPSDVEALEDLILVAIQEAAGKADELQRSATQALGLPGGMF; encoded by the coding sequence ATGGACATGCGAAAGCTGATGAAACAAATGCAACAAGCCCAAAGCGCCGCCAGCAAAATTCAAGAAGAATTGGCCGCGCAAACAGTAGAGGGCAGCGCCAGCGGCCTCGTGACGGTAACGGCCAACGGACACGGCAAAATTCAGAGCCTCAAAATCAAGCCCGAAGCGGTTGACCCCAGCGACGTGGAGGCCTTGGAAGACTTGATTCTGGTGGCGATTCAGGAAGCGGCGGGCAAAGCCGACGAGTTGCAGCGCAGCGCCACCCAAGCGCTGGGATTGCCGGGCGGAATGTTCTGA
- the recR gene encoding recombination mediator RecR translates to MKYPPSLVALIRELSRLPGIGPKSAQRLAFYLFEQPREDIERLAGSLLDAKRELHTCPVCFNITDAELCDVCADPTRMQNLICVVEEPGDVIAIEKSGEYTGLYHVLHGVLSPMNGVGPDKLQLRPLLPRLQSGIEVILATGTTVEGEATAMYVQRLIEPLGVVVSRIAYGLPVGGALEYADEVTLGRALSGRQRVSK, encoded by the coding sequence GTGAAATATCCTCCCAGTTTGGTGGCGCTGATCCGCGAACTCTCGCGCTTGCCGGGCATCGGCCCCAAAAGTGCCCAGCGCCTCGCCTTTTACCTGTTCGAGCAGCCGCGTGAAGACATCGAGCGCCTCGCCGGATCGCTCCTCGACGCCAAGCGCGAACTGCACACCTGTCCGGTCTGCTTTAACATCACCGACGCAGAACTGTGCGATGTTTGCGCCGACCCGACCAGGATGCAAAACCTGATCTGCGTGGTAGAAGAGCCCGGCGACGTGATCGCCATTGAAAAAAGCGGCGAGTACACCGGCCTTTATCACGTGCTGCACGGCGTTCTAAGTCCCATGAACGGCGTCGGCCCCGATAAGCTGCAACTCAGGCCGCTGCTGCCCAGACTCCAGAGCGGCATCGAAGTGATTTTGGCCACCGGCACCACCGTGGAGGGCGAAGCCACCGCCATGTATGTGCAGCGCCTGATTGAGCCGCTGGGCGTCGTGGTCTCGCGCATCGCTTACGGCCTGCCGGTGGGGGGAGCGCTCGAATACGCCGACGAAGTCACGCTGGGACGGGCGCTGAGTGGCCGTCAGCGGGTCAGCAAATAA
- a CDS encoding roadblock/LC7 domain-containing protein, which translates to MLDALKQLVMDVDGAWAAALGGMDGLLVDGHTEADVDLTLLVAEHAGLLRAAKQSYELTLSGGTPSEWFVRGETLSAYLLPLQDFFLMLILDGHGNLGQARIYGQQTLRQLETYL; encoded by the coding sequence ATGCTGGACGCCCTTAAACAATTGGTCATGGATGTAGACGGCGCTTGGGCTGCGGCTCTCGGCGGCATGGACGGTCTGCTGGTGGACGGCCACACTGAAGCCGATGTAGACCTCACTCTGCTGGTCGCCGAACATGCCGGACTGCTGCGAGCCGCCAAACAATCCTACGAACTCACCCTCTCAGGGGGCACGCCAAGCGAGTGGTTCGTGCGCGGCGAAACCCTGAGCGCTTATCTTTTGCCGCTGCAAGACTTTTTCTTGATGTTGATCCTCGACGGCCACGGCAATTTGGGCCAGGCCCGCATTTACGGCCAACAAACCCTCAGGCAACTGGAGACGTACTTATGA
- a CDS encoding roadblock/LC7 domain-containing protein: MSAHLREVIDLPGVEGAVLSSSDGLSLESYGHYTELLAAELTALRATFERASRSSGLGKMSRLAITAETLEIVVVTAGPYLAAVAMTRGIDTRPAQQALAKLALSLPLPGASNAR; the protein is encoded by the coding sequence ATGAGCGCCCACCTGCGCGAAGTCATTGATTTGCCGGGAGTGGAGGGCGCGGTGCTGAGCAGCAGTGACGGGCTGAGCTTGGAGAGCTACGGCCACTACACCGAACTGCTCGCCGCCGAACTCACCGCCCTCAGAGCGACTTTTGAACGGGCCTCACGCTCCAGCGGACTCGGAAAAATGTCGCGGCTGGCGATCACCGCCGAGACACTGGAGATCGTGGTGGTCACGGCGGGGCCCTACCTCGCCGCCGTTGCCATGACGCGGGGCATTGACACCCGCCCCGCCCAGCAAGCACTGGCCAAGTTGGCGCTGAGCTTACCGCTCCCCGGAGCCAGCAATGCCCGTTGA
- a CDS encoding roadblock/LC7 domain-containing protein has protein sequence MPVDPLQLDEALGRILSTRGVRYAALVGPDSNPLGSAGTQPPDASFVRAAQAVAQSLSATVGDQPLKDLMMDFADGPVLLTPQSDNLLLVGFDEVGNLGRVRFAVKREISRL, from the coding sequence ATGCCCGTTGATCCGCTTCAGTTGGATGAAGCCCTCGGGCGCATTCTCAGCACCCGTGGCGTGCGCTACGCGGCCCTCGTCGGCCCAGACAGCAATCCACTGGGGAGCGCCGGGACCCAGCCGCCCGACGCCAGTTTCGTCAGGGCCGCGCAGGCGGTGGCCCAGAGCCTCAGCGCCACCGTGGGCGATCAGCCGCTCAAAGACTTGATGATGGACTTCGCTGACGGCCCAGTGCTGCTGACCCCCCAAAGCGACAATCTGCTGCTGGTTGGCTTTGATGAAGTCGGCAACTTGGGGCGCGTCCGGTTCGCGGTCAAGCGGGAGATCAGCAGACTCTGA
- a CDS encoding ABC transporter ATP-binding protein → MTQPDEAFLKEFDANLTRRILNYLRPYTKLAVIALITTFVFSVAAPLYGLIQRYAIDHALGPRVLTAGSDLATRQALFQVLLNAALLFLGLRVLDFLMRYAATYVINYLGQKVLYDIRSDIFTKLQRLPLAFFDANPVGRLITRVTSDVDAINQFITAGLVSLITSSFLIIAYVVIMLSVSWPLAIISFLVLPILFYASAYFRTKIRYAFRDTRIQQAIVNTKLNENITGMLTVQLFGRENHNSQDFDRSNRRLLRATINSVSWFSLFQPTVALLGAVASSLVLWFAGRSILLSAGVGNPDAVLAASGITLGTLVAFNGFVGQLFQPIQDLADVMNNLQAAMASAERIFGVLDEDVTIQDKPDAKTLTHFEGRVDLNKVWFAYDPEVTADTPDDDPRWTLRGIDLHIRAGESVALVGATGAGKTSITSLVSRFYDVQRGSVDVDGVNVKDLAQYDLRRHIGVVLQDVFLFAGTMETNLTLSNPDIPHERVIQACKYVGVHEFIMELPEGYNTEVRERGATLSTGQKQLLAFARALIQNPDILLVLDEATASVDTETEMRIQDALAKVMHGRTSVIIAHRLSTIEHCDRIVVMRRGQVVEEGSHSELLAQNGYYARLHRLQYAPADAAD, encoded by the coding sequence ATGACCCAACCCGACGAGGCCTTTCTCAAGGAGTTCGACGCGAATCTCACCCGCCGGATTCTGAACTACCTGCGCCCCTACACCAAATTGGCCGTGATTGCGCTGATCACCACCTTCGTGTTTTCGGTGGCCGCGCCGCTTTACGGGCTGATTCAGCGCTACGCCATCGACCACGCGCTGGGGCCGAGGGTGCTGACGGCAGGCAGCGATCTGGCCACCCGGCAAGCGCTTTTTCAAGTGCTGCTGAACGCGGCGCTGCTCTTTCTCGGTTTGCGCGTGCTGGACTTTTTGATGCGCTACGCCGCCACCTACGTCATCAACTATCTGGGTCAGAAGGTGCTGTATGACATCCGCAGCGACATCTTCACCAAGTTGCAGCGCCTCCCGCTGGCTTTCTTCGACGCCAACCCGGTAGGCCGCTTGATTACCCGCGTTACCAGCGATGTGGACGCCATTAACCAGTTCATTACGGCGGGCCTGGTCAGCTTGATTACCAGCAGCTTTCTCATTATCGCCTACGTGGTGATTATGCTCAGCGTGTCGTGGCCGCTGGCGATCATCAGCTTTTTGGTGCTGCCGATCTTGTTTTACGCCTCGGCTTATTTCCGCACCAAAATCCGCTACGCCTTTAGAGACACCCGCATTCAGCAGGCCATCGTCAACACCAAGCTCAACGAAAACATCACCGGAATGCTAACAGTGCAGTTGTTTGGCCGTGAGAACCACAACTCACAGGACTTTGACCGCTCGAACCGCCGCCTGCTGCGGGCAACCATCAATTCAGTCAGTTGGTTTTCGCTGTTTCAGCCGACCGTGGCGCTGCTCGGCGCAGTGGCGAGCTCGCTGGTGTTGTGGTTCGCCGGGCGCAGCATTCTCCTGAGTGCGGGCGTGGGCAATCCCGACGCGGTGCTGGCGGCCTCCGGCATCACGCTGGGCACGCTGGTGGCGTTCAACGGCTTCGTGGGTCAGCTCTTTCAGCCGATTCAGGATCTGGCCGACGTGATGAACAACCTGCAAGCGGCCATGGCCAGCGCCGAGCGCATCTTCGGCGTACTGGACGAAGACGTGACCATTCAGGACAAGCCGGACGCCAAGACCTTGACCCACTTTGAAGGCCGGGTCGATCTCAATAAAGTTTGGTTCGCTTACGACCCCGAAGTGACGGCGGATACCCCCGATGACGATCCCCGCTGGACACTGCGCGGCATCGACCTGCACATTCGGGCTGGCGAGAGCGTGGCGCTGGTGGGCGCGACGGGCGCGGGCAAGACCAGCATCACTTCTCTGGTCAGCCGCTTTTACGACGTGCAGCGCGGCTCTGTGGACGTGGACGGCGTGAACGTCAAAGACCTGGCCCAGTACGATCTGCGCCGTCACATCGGCGTGGTGTTGCAAGACGTGTTTTTGTTCGCCGGAACGATGGAAACCAATTTGACGCTGAGCAACCCCGACATTCCCCACGAGCGGGTCATTCAGGCCTGCAAATATGTGGGCGTCCACGAATTCATCATGGAACTGCCGGAAGGCTACAACACCGAAGTCCGCGAGCGCGGCGCGACCCTCAGCACCGGCCAGAAGCAGCTCTTGGCCTTCGCCCGCGCTCTGATCCAGAACCCTGACATTCTTTTGGTGCTGGATGAAGCCACGGCCAGCGTGGACACCGAAACCGAGATGCGGATTCAGGACGCGCTGGCCAAGGTGATGCACGGGCGCACCAGCGTCATCATCGCCCACCGCCTCAGTACCATCGAGCACTGCGACCGAATCGTGGTGATGCGGCGCGGGCAAGTGGTGGAGGAGGGCAGCCACAGCGAACTGCTGGCGCAAAACGGCTACTACGCCCGCTTGCACCGCCTTCAGTACGCGCCCGCAGACGCGGCGGACTGA